From Apium graveolens cultivar Ventura chromosome 9, ASM990537v1, whole genome shotgun sequence, the proteins below share one genomic window:
- the LOC141686875 gene encoding pentatricopeptide repeat-containing protein At3g48250, chloroplastic — translation MNQTKRILSSLKLTNSIYSTRFITTHSLSHQVTHLSPSISSLFARFHAPICVFSHQNLFFSSKPEPILKLVVSEDWSKELEQELFDSKPELTHGNVIYVLKRLDKDPFKAFKFFIWVVDENGFEPSSAMYSLLLQILASNKLMKEFWIVVTKMKEHGFFIDGDTYKTILLGFKNEKMSNEASAFTHFYNRMVQDNAADSVVKEFVDVVMGSEWSDEVEKRLLDVKISVSDNFVVGVLKELRQSPLKAVRVFKWLNEGCGWKHNAVTYNAIVRVLGRYDSIHEFWIMVKEMKSEGHDIDIDTYVKISRRFQKIKMLEDAVKLYEHMMDGPYKPSMNDCSLLLRSISANSNPDMELVFRVAKKYEEAGHTLSKSFYDGIHRSLTSVGRFEEAEEIMEAMRKGGHEPDNITYSQLIYGLGKAGRLEEACEVIDIMEANGCVPDLKTWTILIQGHCAAGAVDKALFFFAKMMENDFDADADLLDILVKGFLKQNKTSGAYKLLVELVKNVRLKPWQATFKNIIDTLLGERKVEEALDLLRLMKKHNYPPYPEPFNKYISKYGTVENALDFFKVLSSKDYPAVSAYQIMFQALFQEGRYSEAKDLLYKCPLHIRKHKAICSLFGSLETRTTASS, via the coding sequence ATGAATCAAACCAAGAGAATTCTCAGCTCACTTAAACTCACCAACTCGATCTACTCGACTCGGTTCATTACAACTCACTCACTCTCTCATCAGGTAACTCATCTTTCTCCATCAATCTCATCACTTTTTGCAAGATTTCACGCACCCATTTGTGTTTTTAGCCATcaaaatctgttcttttcatCGAAACCTGAGCCAATTTTAAAGCTTGTTGTGTCTGAAGATTGGTCAAAAGAATTAGAACAAGAACTGTTTGATTCAAAGCCTGAACTAACCCATGGGAATgttatttatgttttaaaaaGACTTGATAAAGACCCATTTAAGGCTTTTAAATTCTTTATCTGGGTTGTCGATGAAAATGGATTTGAGCCTAGTTCCGCGATGTATAGTTTGTTGCTTCAAATTTTGGCTAGTAATAAGTTAATGAAGGAGTTTTGGATTGTTGTGACAAAGATGAAAGAACACGGGTTTTTTATTGATGGGGATACGTATAAAACTATTCTTTTGGGTTTTAAGAATGAGAAGATGAGTAATGAAGCTTCAGCTTTTACACATTTCTATAATAGGATGGTTCAGGATAACGCTGCGGATAGTGTTGTCAAGGAGTTTGTTGATGTGGTTATGGGTTCGGAGTGGAGTGATGAGGTTGAGAAAAGGTTGTTGGATGTGAAGATTTCTGTTTCTGATAATTTTGTTGTTGGGGTGTTGAAGGAACTTCGACAGAGTCCTCTGAAGGCGGTGAGAGTTTTTAAGTGGCTTAATGAGGGTTGTGGTTGGAAACATAATGCGGTGACTTATAATGCAATTGTTAGGGTTCTTGGAAGATATGATAGTATTCATGAATTTTGGATTATGGTTAAGGAAATGAAGAGTGAGGGTCATGACATTGATATTGATACATATGTGAAGATTTCGAGGCGCTTTCAGAAAATCAAGATGTTAGAAGACGCTGTTAAACTTTATGAGCATATGATGGATGGCCCGTATAAACCCTCGATGAATGATTGTAGCTTGCTACTTCGGAGCATTTCTGCAAATAGTAATCCAGATATGGAGCTGGTATTCAGAGTTGCGAAGAAATATGAAGAAGCAGGACATACGCTCTCGAAGTCTTTTTATGACGGAATTCATAGGTCCCTGACTAGTGTGGGAAGGTTTGAGGAAGCAGAGGAGATTATGGAAGCCATGAGAAAAGGAGGACATGAGCCTGATAACATAACCTACAGCCAGTTGATTTATGGACTTGGTAAAGCGGGAAGACTAGAAGAGGCATGTGAAGTAATTGATATTATGGAAGCAAATGGATGTGTTCCTGATCTGAAGACGTGGACAATTTTGATACAAGGACATTGTGCAGCTGGTGCAGTTGATAAGGCATTGTTTTTTTTTGCAAAGATGATGGAAAACGACTTTGATGCTGATGCCGATCTCCTGGACATATTAGTTAAAGGCTTCCTTAAGCAGAACAAAACTTCTGGGGCATACAAGTTGCTGGTTGAATTGGTGAAAAATGTTCGTTTGAAACCTTGGCAAGCTACTTTTAAAAATATCATTGACACGCTTCTAGGAGAAAGGAAAGTTGAAGAAGCCCTGGACCTTTTAAGGCTGATGAAAAAACACAATTATCCACCTTACCCAGAACCttttaataaatatatttcaAAATATGGAACTGTGGAGAATGCCCTGGACTTCTTCAAGGTGTTGAGTTCCAAAGATTATCCAGCTGTTTCAGCTTATCAAATCATGTTTCAAGCTCTCTTTCAGGAAGGTAGATATTCTGAGGCAAAAGATCTGCTTTACAAGTGCCCTCTTCATATTCGCAAGCATAAGGCTATATGCAGCCTTTTTGGTTCTTTAGAGACCAGAACCACTGCTAGTTCATGA
- the LOC141684542 gene encoding pachytene checkpoint protein 2 homolog isoform X1 yields the protein MSTPMEISEQQNPVNVNTSDQNGIVLETPPSALPSPVPAAIPEDKFLVSVEVCLKSSSTARIQDVQSAVEKMLEKRSLSYIDGPIVIPHDDQFLVDNVQRICVCDTDVWVENHDILLFWQVKPVVHVFQLSEEGPCEDLSGDSNLSSFNEWMLPAKEFDGMWESLIYESGLKQRLLRYAASALLFTEKGVNPFLVAWNRIILLHGPPGTGKTSLCKALAQKLSIRFSSRYPQSQLIEVNAHSLFSKWFSESGKLVAKLFQKIQEMVEEENNLVFVLIDEVESLAAARKAALSGSEPSDSIRVVNALLTQMDKLKSAPNVIVLTTSNITAAIDVAFVDRADIKAYVGPPTLQARYEILRSCLEELLRTGILSYSQMQDRVGFQSLPNYCTLKEKLSAAVTQESQTSLHLCQQLFQVAEACEGLSGRSLRKLPFLTHAALSNPSTCELNKFLCTMRDTISRERSDLPD from the exons ATGAGTACTCCAATGGAGATCTCGGAACAGCAAAATCCTGTTAATGTCAACACTTCCGACCAAAACGGTATCGTTTTGGAAACTCCTCCTTCTGCTCTTCCTTCTCCAGTACCTGCTGCCATTCCTGAAGACAAATTTCTCGTTTCAG TTGAAGTATGcttgaaatcatcaagtacagCTCGAATCCAAGATGTTCAATCTGCCGTTGAGAA GATGCTTGAAAAGAGAAGCTTGAGCTATATTGATGGTCCCATTGTGATACCACACGATGATCAGTTTCTTGTAGACAATGTGCAAAGAATATGTGTTTGTGATACAG ATGTATGGGTGGAGAACCATGATATTTTATTGTTTTGGCAAGTGAAACCTGTAGTGCATGTCTTCCAG CTTAGTGAAGAAGGACCTTGTGAAGACTTAAGTGGGGATAGCAATCTTTCTAGCTTTAATGAATGGATGCTTCCTGCAAAAGAATTTGATGGAATGTGGGAAAG CTTGATTTATGAGTCAGGCCTAAAGCAGAGGTTATTGAGATATGCAGCTAGCGCATTACTTTTCACCGAAAAAGGTGTTAATCCATTCCTTGTGGCATGGAACCG gATCATTCTTCTACATGGACCTCCAGGGACAGGCAAGACATCCCTGTGCAAAGCGCTGGCTCAAAAGCTGTCCATACGTTTTAGCTCCAG ATACCCACAGAGCCAGTTGATTGAAGTGAATGCCCATTCTTTGTTTAGTAAATGGTTTTCAGAGAGTGGAAAACTG GTTGCAAAGCTTTTCCAAAAAATTCAAGAAATGGTGGAAGAGGAGAACAATCTGGTATTTGTTTTAATAG ATGAAGTTGAAAGCCTTGCTGCTGCTCGAAAGGCTGCTTTGTCTGGTTCAGAGCCCTCAGATTCAATACGG GTAGTCAATGCTTTATTGACCCAGATGGACAAACTGAAATCTGCACCAAATGTGATAGTTTTGACAACATCTAATATAACTGCTGCTATCG ATGTTGCTTTCGTTGATCGTGCTGATATAAAAGCTTATGTAGGTCCTCCAACTCTTCAAGCACGTTATGAAATATTAAGGTCCTGCTTGGAGGAGCTTTTACGGACTGGAATCTTATCTTACTCCCAAATGCAG GACAGAGTAGGTTTCCAGTCTTTGCCAAATTACTGTACTTTGAAAGAGAAGTTAAGTGCAGCAGTAACGCAAGAGTCCCAAACCTCATTGCATCTATGCCAACAATTGTTTCAAGTCGCAGAAGCATGTGAG GGTTTGAGCGGAAGATCATTGAGAAAACTTCCATTTTTGACACATGCAGCCCTTTCCAACCCTAGTACTTGTGAGCTGAACAAGTTTTTGTGCACAATGAGAGATACAATTAGCAGAGAGCGCTCTGATTTACCTGACTAA
- the LOC141684542 gene encoding pachytene checkpoint protein 2 homolog isoform X2 has product MSTPMEISEQQNPVNVNTSDQNGIVLETPPSALPSPVPAAIPEDKFLVSVEVCLKSSSTARIQDVQSAVEKMLEKRSLSYIDGPIVIPHDDQFLVDNVQRICVCDTDVWVENHDILLFWQVKPVVHVFQLSEEGPCEDLSGDSNLSSFNEWMLPAKEFDGMWESLIYESGLKQRLLRYAASALLFTEKGVNPFLVAWNRIILLHGPPGTGKTSLCKALAQKLSIRFSSRYPQSQLIEVNAHSLFSKWFSESGKLVAKLFQKIQEMVEEENNLVFVLIDEVESLAAARKAALSGSEPSDSIRVVNALLTQMDKLKSAPNVIVLTTSNITAAIDVAFVDRADIKAYVGPPTLQARYEILRSCLEELLRTGILSYSQMQSRFPVFAKLLYFEREVKCSSNARVPNLIASMPTIVSSRRSM; this is encoded by the exons ATGAGTACTCCAATGGAGATCTCGGAACAGCAAAATCCTGTTAATGTCAACACTTCCGACCAAAACGGTATCGTTTTGGAAACTCCTCCTTCTGCTCTTCCTTCTCCAGTACCTGCTGCCATTCCTGAAGACAAATTTCTCGTTTCAG TTGAAGTATGcttgaaatcatcaagtacagCTCGAATCCAAGATGTTCAATCTGCCGTTGAGAA GATGCTTGAAAAGAGAAGCTTGAGCTATATTGATGGTCCCATTGTGATACCACACGATGATCAGTTTCTTGTAGACAATGTGCAAAGAATATGTGTTTGTGATACAG ATGTATGGGTGGAGAACCATGATATTTTATTGTTTTGGCAAGTGAAACCTGTAGTGCATGTCTTCCAG CTTAGTGAAGAAGGACCTTGTGAAGACTTAAGTGGGGATAGCAATCTTTCTAGCTTTAATGAATGGATGCTTCCTGCAAAAGAATTTGATGGAATGTGGGAAAG CTTGATTTATGAGTCAGGCCTAAAGCAGAGGTTATTGAGATATGCAGCTAGCGCATTACTTTTCACCGAAAAAGGTGTTAATCCATTCCTTGTGGCATGGAACCG gATCATTCTTCTACATGGACCTCCAGGGACAGGCAAGACATCCCTGTGCAAAGCGCTGGCTCAAAAGCTGTCCATACGTTTTAGCTCCAG ATACCCACAGAGCCAGTTGATTGAAGTGAATGCCCATTCTTTGTTTAGTAAATGGTTTTCAGAGAGTGGAAAACTG GTTGCAAAGCTTTTCCAAAAAATTCAAGAAATGGTGGAAGAGGAGAACAATCTGGTATTTGTTTTAATAG ATGAAGTTGAAAGCCTTGCTGCTGCTCGAAAGGCTGCTTTGTCTGGTTCAGAGCCCTCAGATTCAATACGG GTAGTCAATGCTTTATTGACCCAGATGGACAAACTGAAATCTGCACCAAATGTGATAGTTTTGACAACATCTAATATAACTGCTGCTATCG ATGTTGCTTTCGTTGATCGTGCTGATATAAAAGCTTATGTAGGTCCTCCAACTCTTCAAGCACGTTATGAAATATTAAGGTCCTGCTTGGAGGAGCTTTTACGGACTGGAATCTTATCTTACTCCCAAATGCAG AGTAGGTTTCCAGTCTTTGCCAAATTACTGTACTTTGAAAGAGAAGTTAAGTGCAGCAGTAACGCAAGAGTCCCAAACCTCATTGCATCTATGCCAACAATTGTTTCAAGTCGCAGAAGCATGTGA
- the LOC141684542 gene encoding pachytene checkpoint protein 2 homolog isoform X3 produces MSTPMEISEQQNPVNVNTSDQNGIVLETPPSALPSPVPAAIPEDKFLVSVEVCLKSSSTARIQDVQSAVEKMLEKRSLSYIDGPIVIPHDDQFLVDNVQRICVCDTDVWVENHDILLFWQVKPVVHVFQLSEEGPCEDLSGDSNLSSFNEWMLPAKEFDGMWESLIYESGLKQRLLRYAASALLFTEKGVNPFLVAWNRIILLHGPPGTGKTSLCKALAQKLSIRFSSRYPQSQLIEVNAHSLFSKWFSESGKLVAKLFQKIQEMVEEENNLVFVLIDEVESLAAARKAALSGSEPSDSIRVVNALLTQMDKLKSAPNVIVLTTSNITAAIAWLDVAPKWAIPPCVLEPTSTSRNQQSVSCFFVLSSSFFKRH; encoded by the exons ATGAGTACTCCAATGGAGATCTCGGAACAGCAAAATCCTGTTAATGTCAACACTTCCGACCAAAACGGTATCGTTTTGGAAACTCCTCCTTCTGCTCTTCCTTCTCCAGTACCTGCTGCCATTCCTGAAGACAAATTTCTCGTTTCAG TTGAAGTATGcttgaaatcatcaagtacagCTCGAATCCAAGATGTTCAATCTGCCGTTGAGAA GATGCTTGAAAAGAGAAGCTTGAGCTATATTGATGGTCCCATTGTGATACCACACGATGATCAGTTTCTTGTAGACAATGTGCAAAGAATATGTGTTTGTGATACAG ATGTATGGGTGGAGAACCATGATATTTTATTGTTTTGGCAAGTGAAACCTGTAGTGCATGTCTTCCAG CTTAGTGAAGAAGGACCTTGTGAAGACTTAAGTGGGGATAGCAATCTTTCTAGCTTTAATGAATGGATGCTTCCTGCAAAAGAATTTGATGGAATGTGGGAAAG CTTGATTTATGAGTCAGGCCTAAAGCAGAGGTTATTGAGATATGCAGCTAGCGCATTACTTTTCACCGAAAAAGGTGTTAATCCATTCCTTGTGGCATGGAACCG gATCATTCTTCTACATGGACCTCCAGGGACAGGCAAGACATCCCTGTGCAAAGCGCTGGCTCAAAAGCTGTCCATACGTTTTAGCTCCAG ATACCCACAGAGCCAGTTGATTGAAGTGAATGCCCATTCTTTGTTTAGTAAATGGTTTTCAGAGAGTGGAAAACTG GTTGCAAAGCTTTTCCAAAAAATTCAAGAAATGGTGGAAGAGGAGAACAATCTGGTATTTGTTTTAATAG ATGAAGTTGAAAGCCTTGCTGCTGCTCGAAAGGCTGCTTTGTCTGGTTCAGAGCCCTCAGATTCAATACGG GTAGTCAATGCTTTATTGACCCAGATGGACAAACTGAAATCTGCACCAAATGTGATAGTTTTGACAACATCTAATATAACTGCTGCTATCG CATGGCTGGACGTTGCACCCAAATGGGCCATACCGCCTTGTGTCTTGGAACCAACATCTACCTCACGGAACCAGCAATCTGTTTCTTGCTTCTTTGTGCTCAGCTCTAGCTTTTTCAAACGGCATTGA
- the LOC141685145 gene encoding uncharacterized protein LOC141685145, with translation MKKKQREVNDEHELEIIKAVAQAWYGHSTSPNSSTSTSEFDAPRMNFKSKPSRFKLEANSNKSLSRKHTCSGDASWDFGQSLWDSYEIVSVSKKLDAALVLDHHCFDLDKAGEGEKKRKSKQGSNSLASLIGRVSSRRFKGDDIPR, from the coding sequence ATGAAGAAGAAACAAAGAGAGGTAAACGATGAGCATGAGCTTGAGATTATTAAGGCTGTGGCACAAGCATGGTATGGACACTCAACAAGTCCCAATAGTTCAACTTCTACCAGTGAATTTGATGCTCCCCGGATGAATTTTAAGAGCAAGCCTTCTCGATTTAAGCTCGAAGCTAACAGCAACAAGTCCTTATCGAGGAAGCATACTTGTAGTGGTGATGCAAGTTGGGACTTTGGGCAGTCACTTTGGGACTCTTATGAGATTGTTAGTGTGTCCAAGAAACTTGATGCTGCTTTAGTGTTGGACCATCATTGTTTCGACTTGGATAAGGCAGGTGAAGGGGAGAAAAAGAGGAAGTCTAAGCAAGGTTCTAATAGTTTAGCAAGTTTGATAGGAAGAGTGTCATCGAGAAGGTTCAAGGGAGATGATATTCCTCGTTGA